The genomic window TTCACAATCACTACATTTGCACTTAGTTTCATTAAACAACAACAAATTGGATGTGTGTAGCAATAGGTTTAATAGCACAGCAGTGACAAAAAAATCCATTCTAACATAAGATCTATAAATgaaatcagatttatttattttttttttatacttttttatatttttttctactatgttcaCTTTGCACCATGGGGCCTTAGAgtcttgtaatttcagttttctgtatgcgatGCACATATGGTAAAAACTGAcgataaagctgactttgactttgagaTGTATCTGCTATCTTTGAATAGTAATCTATTTGTCCTGTTTTAACCAACACCTACAGTCAAAAATATGTTTGGTGAGTTCACAACAACTTTGACTTTTGGCACGGAaatcttttcagttcatttttgcaACAAAGTTAACCCACTAGACAGTTCTGAAGACATTATATCAAACTCTTTCTGACACCTagtatttttagtttagttttagagaTGCACCATAGAtatgttttaaaaattaaatccTGCTATTCTATTGTCCATCTTGGTTTCATTGGTCACTTTGAAGCCAGAAGTTTGTTACATGACTAAGTGAACCAGAGCACTTCTGAGTGgatccaaataaaacacatttcattTGTCCCCATCAATAAGGTTTATACTTGATGAAACCATGGCCATGATGAAACCAAAAAGAAGAAACATTAGAAAAAACCATCAGCTACACTGTACTACCCACATTGTTTTAAATGAAAACCTGTCACCTTTCACTGTGACCTTTGCTGGTCATGTGACCCAACGCCTCACAGgtcaggggggggggggtcatcatgAGGATTAAAGTGTAGTTTGTTACATGCAGATGCACAGACATAGGTTCAgtgtgattttatttaattttcagttGTGTAACCAACAGTCACAATGTGTTCTCAGCATTAAAGTTTGAGTTTCATTTGACATTTGACACAGTTTAATTAAAGCTCAGTGAGTGTTTGCACTGATGGACTTCCTGTACAGGTAAACAGTCCCACTGATGTACTGTTTCTCCTGATGGTCCTCTCCATCTCCATCACACTCCAGATGTGGGTCTTCCATGTATCTGTCGAAGTGTTTGGTTCCCACCAGACTCCGACGATGATCATCACATCAAACACACCTGAAACCTCAGAAAATACATTGTAAATACATCAAATGCCTTAAAGAATCAAATGCAACCTGATAAAATTCTTCAAAATTGatcaaacccaaataaaataaaataaagtccaTATAAAAACCTTATCGAACACACCTTAAAACAGGTGCcatatacagcccaatgtgatctcaagtgggccagaccaggaaaataataacataataacctataaacaatgtcaGCTCCAGTGTTTTAGAATAACcccctgccttcacccattggTAACTGGGATAGTTAAGGATGAAGGGGGTTCAGAAGATAAATGAATCaatgaaaattatattatgaaaatgtttacacctacaaatgacctgaaatgacctgaaatttcttaagaaaaataaatgcaattctgacaatattatgactcagttcatcatttacacatgtgcatttcagcttacagatcacagtagatctacaaaggcacaaaacatttagtgacaggcaaaatattgttaaaattactcttacttCTTCTaaagcatttcaggttgttcatctttgttccggttattcaaattttttgtgaagggatagtttgtaaatataaacattttcatgaaatctattttttcacactaaaacaaagagaaaaaattagagTTGTCGTTATTTGCAAGTTATAAtcatagtgttttactggtctgacccacttgagattgaactggtctgtatgtgaccaaaactgggccgtatgtttgactcccCGGACTTAAAACATATTAGTCACGTCTGAAACCCAATAAATCCCACCAGAAATGACATCAAACATATGAAAAACTCTATAAAACCTCCTCAAACAGCCAAAAATATGTTGAGGTGTGAAGGTGATGTACCAGTCTGTGCAGGTAGTGGTTGTGTTCCCAGTAAGGCCAGTTTGAGGTCCTGATACAGACCAGTTTTAGCGGCAAGCTCCAGCATGCCTTTACTGCCATCCACTCCCACAAAGGACCTGAAGCCCAGTTCTGTCATCTGGACACACAACACCAACACAACCAGTACTGAAATGTGTAGTTGTGAATTATTTCCTTTGGATTCTGTAGGATGTGCCCTGTTGGTCGACGGGTTATAACTTATAGATGACATATTAGGACTGTTTCCCTCTGTTGTTGCAAATGTACATGTGAATCTCACCAGTTTAGTGACCCATCCAGTCCCACAGGCCACATCCAGAACCTGGGTTTCCTCAGGACGCCCACAGAAGTGTTCAGACAGGAAGTCCACAGCCAGGTGTGGTGCTCTGAAGCTCATCAGGTTGGTGTCCCGAAAGAGTAAAACATATTTCATCTGTCGTCACTCTAATTTTCCTGTTGGTGGTGtttctcattaacccataaagtcccaaacatccaccagtgagcaaaatcattcactgatttaacatttttaatacctgttgatccactaatcctgtaaacatgtaaataattggtgtaaaatacagtttgtcatcttttcatggtcattagatatgacccatttggatgttcagaggctttgtagtttccatggaaacacaattatcttctacaacactgattcaccagtaaaacccatggagttggaataATCTATAAAAGAATCAAtaaaagtggatggacacacttattttatgttgagttatttttttcctctctttttttcttctttttttctttttcttttcttttttcttcttccctctttcctcccaaatgaatttttctctattcaaTCTTTGTAAAgtgatttttcactttttattatggtaaaatcctttgcattttgcatttttcactgtaaataatgtattttcctacatttaatttcctatattatGATCATGAAAACacagtcaattcaaaggttattagatcaaaacagagaaaactgaagaaaaagtgacttcatcagcaaagatatcattgactgagcataaaaaaaacaagcacccccaaacattgtcatttatcaaactccatgggtttttctggtgaatcagtgttgtagaatgatgtgtatgatggtgtttccacgttcactatggagcctctgaatgtccaaatgggtctttttttttttttttattgtatgttgagttattgatatattttgctgaaaaaaaatatgtttttcctcagttttctctgttttggatggaATAACTCTCAAAttcaatctgagctttcatgaacatctacatgaccagtaaattaaatattggaaaatgcctaattttcacttaaaaatgcaaaatacagagcatcacAGTAgagtaaatggtgttaaatctcCAGAAAAgtcaaaaatagaggaaaaaaaaaaatcatttgggaactgacacaaaagcagcgaggggtctttatgtgttaagctCTGATCAAACCCACACAAACCCACCTCCTCATAGTTGTGTGCCCAGATGTCGTAGTAATCGACCCGCTCTTTGGAGTCCACTGTATTACTCGACTGAAAGGCGATCCGGGCTTTGTGGACAGTTCTATTGCTGGTGGACATGATGACACAACTGTACACCTGTCACAGGTAAGACACAGGACGACACCAAAAGAATCCTCAAAGAGTTTCTAACTGCCTCAGTTTCTGCTTGACGTTCTCTATCTTATAATATATTTTGTGAATCAATTTAATCTTTTCTGGGATTTTGATTTTTCTCGTCTCAAACTCCAAACCAAGATCATGTTTCAGTTCACATTATCTACATTAGTTTTGCTTTCCCTCTGTCATTTGTAAATGAGAGGTGGTTCTAAATTGACCTACTTGGTTATGGTAAATGGTCAGTACTTATATAATGCTTTTCCactccttcatggtgcccaaagtgatttacaattcctcacattcacccattcatgcacacactcactcacCAGTAGGTGGCTGCCATCATGCAAGGTGCTGCTgcgccctactgggagcaatttagggttcagtgtcttggttaaaaaaaacagaaaatcaatTTTGGGATCAGACTAAACTGTGCATCTGATACCTCCAGTACACACCTCTGTCATTAGCTGTGTGCTACTACGTACAGCCTAATACCTGTAAAAAGTAATCACCCCCTCAGATGTTTGCCCCTTTTATTGCTTTCAAAAACTGAATCATGTTTAGTATGATTTGGCTTTTTGACAAgaatttaccccccccccccaaaaaaaaataccaaaaacaaacacagcatataatgtaaaatatatctTTACATAAATATTCACCATTTTCAAGTAACTGAACCTGTGGGCAGTTCTTAGTCGGTGTTTCACATCTGGACATTACAGTTCTACTCCATTCTTCTTTAAGTGCTCATCCTCTGTCAGGTTGTATAGAGATCAGATATGAACCGACTTTTTCAAGTCCAGCCACAAATTCTCTACTGGGTTGAATTCTGAGCTTTGACTCAGCCTCTCCAGAACATTCACCGTCTTGTCTTTAAACCATTTCTGTGGAGCTTTGGCTATATACTTCGGCCATTATCTTgctgctttgctttttttttttcctctggtttgTACTTTTACATAATCTTTTCTCTCAGCTGCTTGGAATGTTGTGTATTCATGATGGAATTGTAACCAGGAATCTTCACTTTACTGCTAACAATACCCTTGCGTAACTTCCTATAACTAGTTGGAAAGTCCAAACAATCTATAAGTGAACCAAGTGCTCAGGTGTGAAACTGCATCTGGACTCTGGTGTAGAACAAACAGCTGATCTCTAGTCTGAGCTGAAGGATGTGGGCCAAACTGAATCGTGGTTTGGTGCATGCATATTGTGAaaacatttggatgtttagagctTCTGGACCAGTAACAAGAATCTACACAAGGCTCGTTCCCAAAACCAAGAGAAGAAAAACTAACAGGAGTCAGAAGGTGTTTAACTATGGGTAAATGAACATGATTGTGACAGTACTCAAACTTCCTTTCACTGTCCAACGACATGTATGTTAATAGGAGGTACTAGCCTGATTCTTCATTTACAGTGTGAGAGAAAaactaattgaaataaaaaatgtagatAATGGAATATAAACAAAAACCAGGATTCAAAATTTCAGATGTGAAAACACCCTCAACTCCACTTTGTAAAAACAGTTTCttataaaatgtcagaattcttTTAATTTTCTTACTTTTCCCTTCACATAACTTCTTTATCGAACGGTCCCGCCTACTACATGATCATGATGAGTTTCAGCTTTAACTAgacctcattttctttcattttcagtgtGTCGTTTATGACCTCAGAAACATCCCTAGATTAACAGattgaactgaactaaaagtaAATATGACAACTGTTAATGATTTCAACTTACCCATGGAGGAATCCTGGTCTGAGCTTTCTCAGGTTTATGAGGAGAATGAGTTGCTGGGCTGCTCATTTAACTGGAAAAACCAGCAAAGCAAGCACCTGATAGAGTGACCGGTTTTACCAGAAGTCTTTcagacccccttttttttttctcttttttctggtGCTCTAACACTTTTTGGGTCTTGAAAACAATAACACCTGCAGTTCACAACCAGATTTGCATATAgtgtatcataaaaaaaaaataatggacagaACAAACATGGGctacacaacaataacaacatcaCTAGAAAGCATATCAATCCACATCAAACCAATAtgaaactaaacaaaacacaGCTGACATACAGCAAATGCTTTAAAACTAAAATCAAACTCAATAAAAGACTGCTGATAATTGAAGGAACCCACCCTAAACTAAATAAATCCcatccaaaaacacacacacacaaaaaaaaaaacaaccataaaaCACACATTAAGGTAAATCAGTCTCatatgaaacaaataaaaacccaCCAGAAACTACATCAAATTCACATAAAACTGCATCAAATCCATGAAACTCAGTTGAAATTagtcaaacaaaaatgaaaacacattaaGGAGCTGATAAAACACCTATGTTCAACACACATAAAACATACCAAATAATTATAAGAAAGCTATACAACAACAGTAAAACCAGTCTGTGCAGCACTAGCTGTTATGACCAGTTATTATGTGTTTATTGCTGTCCACTCCCACCCATGACCTGGAGCCCCAGGACAAAACCAAGATGGCAGctgaattaaactgaaattaTTATCCCAGCTGAATGAATGTTGATTTGGTTTCATAAAAGCTGCGGCACATAAGATACCATGGAGATGTATTTTTTGCGTTTAGGATCAGACTAAGTGTCCATCCACACCGATCATAATAATGATCgctataaatgtataaatggggagtttttattattgttgtaaCTCATCACGAGTCACGACTGTAACAGTAAGACAGATAAACATCACAAGGATCACCTTCTCACCAATTTAACCAACGATAAAAACACTGACAACTGATCAAAATACATCTGAATTTAAAGGGAGTCATAATATATTGGCATTCCATGTCATGCTTTAATTTGCCTTAATCTTTTATAATGTTATGTTAATATGGTGACCACTATATGTTTTACTAATAATAAAATTTACCAAACAGATGGTAAAGTACAAGTTAATTTGACATAAAGACAGTACAATACCAATTAGATTAGCACAAAGAAAGTAAGGTAGTATTAACTTATAGCAATCATACAGTGCCATTTAATTTTGTATAAAGATTTAGTTTAGCATAAAGAGAGTGAATTATGCAGATGGCAATGAACTATAAACTTTGGCATAAACATGAAACAgtaagtttagtttagtgtaaAGATAGTAAAGTATCCTTTAGTTTAGCATAAACACGACACTacagtttagtgtaaaaaaattgttttgttttttttaaaagtgcTATAATCTTGGCTCGTGAAACTAATAATGGAAAAAcctgtttttgatttaaaaaaaagataaaaacacgtTCCTGTTTATTATCTAAGACTTTGATGACACAGCTGAGGGGGCGGGGTCTCTGCTCCCGCGAGGACCAGTCTGGTCAACAGGATAGTACTTAGACATCTCACTCTGCTCGATTTTCAAGAACCACAACTGTCagactagagcagtggttcccaacctttttaggtttgtgaccccattttaacatcacaaatttctggcgaccccagacattcaaaatggagacttatgtctttctttatcttttttttcttttcttttcttttctttttttttttttttttttttgctaaaattaatttgtttttgatcatgtaatagtttgctatactatgttgcaaataaacattaattttagatgatatttagtctatataatgtatattattatggacagaggcagaaaagccaggtgtagattactgcacaaaatgagaattttatttttatttggtcaggatatgcacagtcagtcaaacttgtatttacaaggctgacaattaatactgaaaaacaataactcaaactatgaattatgaaagagctgcagcatctgaaaccagccacaatgaacatttgaaagataaacagtaccacagtgcttcagtttaagcttcacagtttgtcatatcttttatggattgggactgtctcactcaactcaccatatattgtttattagtaagtttttttttttttttttatcaattactagaaattccaggcgaccccatgtggggtcccgaccccaaggtcgAAAATCACTGGACTACAGATTAAGAGAAGATGATACGCACCCAGTTAATTAGTATACTAGATCATATTCCAAATGGTAGAAATGTTAAGGGCCAGTGATtttgaattattcattttaaattaATCGGATTTGGCCttaaaaaaatttacaaattaGAATAAACACAATTAAAGGGATAGCTGCCCATGACAGGAGACAAGAAAACAATTATAAGAAAATATGCCGTACACAACACACTATTATATTAATAAACTATATAATTACAAACTACGGCAATTTCTACAGGTAAAAATGTATCTTCCAAGAGAGCTGTTAACATTTTGGAAGTGTGTTTTTACAAAATCAAACgagaaataaatttgtttttcaaGAGATGGGTGTTAGTTttcaaggattaaaaaaaatcataaaaacaaaaatgtgtttgacactaCTTCTTTACCAGCAGAAGCTGTatacttgtgattttttttttttttttcaatactatGCCAATATTTCCTGCATATCTCTTGTTAGACATAAATGCACACATTTCACATTTCAAACCTACAAAAACAACAAGCTAAGTTTAATGAGTGACTCAGAGTGGAGCTTCATAAAGGCTGTTAAATTAGAGTAGATTAACAAAGGATTGGCCCAGACAGTTACAAAAAGAACTTTACATGTTCAATGCAACTGCTAAAATGTAACACATTATTACAATCTTACCGTGACTTCATTTTACAGTAAGGCCCAGTATGACcagtatttcttttttattagcgGAGTGCGTTCTCTGTCAATACACGATCTTCGACCAGTCTCATCGCGAGCTCCTCCGCGCAGCCTCCCTGCATCCTAGCGCGAGCATCACTGCGCATCGAGCTGGACGCAGAGATCGAGCCTCCGCCCGAACAGCGGACATATGAAGGCTGTGTGCCCGGGACCGCCTGTCTACTCTCCCGTTTGCGGTGATTCCTGTCGTCGTTTGCTCTCTATGGATGTGAAGTAAGACGTGCTTCGTCGGTGTCCTCCCCGTCTCT from Sphaeramia orbicularis chromosome 16, fSphaOr1.1, whole genome shotgun sequence includes these protein-coding regions:
- the LOC115435452 gene encoding methyltransferase-like protein 27 translates to MSTSNRTVHKARIAFQSSNTVDSKERVDYYDIWAHNYEEDHNLMSFRAPHLAVDFLSEHFCGRPEETQVLDVACGTGWVTKLMTELGFRSFVGVDGSKGMLELAAKTGLYQDLKLALLGTQPLPAQTGVFDVMIIVGVWWEPNTSTDTWKTHIWSVMEMERTIRRNSTSVGLFTCTGSPSVQTLTEL